In Fimbriimonadaceae bacterium, the following are encoded in one genomic region:
- the era gene encoding GTPase Era has translation MAFRYGHVALLGRPNVGKSTLLNRIVGQKVSIVSQRPQTTRKRVLGIADGEGYQVVFIDTPGIHEPNNRLGRAMVEAARRALDGVDLVLFVADGSTMPGDNDRQIAQWIAASQLPVLVCLNKMDRLKPENVQRHVDAYHALLGTEDSMFTTATSGHNVDRLMQMIVERMPEGEPRFSSEEYTDQSARFTAAELVREKILLATRQELPYSTAVMVESWEEEPSGLIRISASIIVEKEGQKAIVIGQGGKFIKAVGTAARKEIEELLGHHVFLELHVKVRPDWRMNPRMLQELEYTD, from the coding sequence ATGGCGTTCCGGTACGGCCACGTCGCACTCCTCGGTCGGCCCAATGTGGGCAAGAGCACGCTCTTGAACCGCATCGTCGGCCAGAAGGTGTCCATCGTCAGCCAGCGGCCGCAAACGACGCGCAAGCGCGTGTTGGGCATCGCCGATGGCGAGGGCTATCAGGTCGTGTTCATCGATACGCCCGGCATCCACGAGCCGAACAACCGGCTCGGGCGAGCCATGGTGGAAGCGGCGCGCCGGGCGCTGGATGGCGTCGATCTCGTCCTTTTCGTGGCGGACGGCTCGACCATGCCGGGAGACAACGACCGCCAGATCGCCCAGTGGATTGCGGCGTCGCAGTTGCCGGTCTTGGTGTGCCTGAACAAGATGGACCGTCTCAAGCCGGAAAACGTGCAGCGACACGTCGACGCGTACCATGCGCTGCTCGGGACGGAAGATTCGATGTTCACCACCGCCACGTCCGGCCACAACGTGGACCGGCTCATGCAGATGATCGTCGAGCGGATGCCGGAAGGCGAACCCCGCTTCTCCTCCGAGGAGTACACCGACCAGTCGGCACGATTCACGGCAGCAGAGCTCGTGCGCGAAAAAATCCTGCTCGCGACGCGGCAAGAGCTTCCCTACTCCACCGCGGTCATGGTCGAATCCTGGGAGGAAGAGCCATCCGGCCTCATCCGCATCTCCGCATCGATCATTGTGGAGAAGGAAGGCCAAAAGGCGATCGTCATCGGCCAAGGCGGGAAGTTCATCAAGGCCGTGGGCACCGCGGCGAGAAAGGAGATCGAGGAGCTTCTCGGGCACCACGTGTTTCTGGAACTGCACGTGAAGGTGCGTCCCGACTGGCGCATGAATCCGCGCATGCTCCAAGAGCTGGAGTACACGGATTGA
- a CDS encoding S1/P1 nuclease, translating to MRSRLALALLACLATPVFAWIDTGHMVIAQIAEKRLQLDVRRQCEELLAVGGDFKTNTFVTAACWADDTKSRENGAWHYINVHFRTDGKKTDNKPEPENVIWAIEKFSKVLANRSLPKAERADALRYLIHFVGDVHQPMHNVARDTDTFPNGDRGGNDFPVVSPPSLKPEPRNLHFLWDIGGGLFPSVPRPLDVRGKREIADLADRIVALMPATSLSGVDDPDPSRWSAESVALAKSRAYSLPVGSVPTDQYLRAAQRASAERAALAGYRLANLLNKLLHQ from the coding sequence ATGCGATCACGCTTGGCCCTGGCATTGCTGGCTTGTCTGGCAACACCCGTCTTTGCATGGATCGATACGGGGCACATGGTGATCGCGCAGATCGCCGAAAAGCGTCTGCAGCTCGACGTCCGGCGACAGTGCGAGGAGCTTCTGGCCGTCGGCGGCGATTTCAAAACCAACACGTTCGTCACGGCGGCGTGTTGGGCCGACGACACCAAGAGCCGCGAGAACGGGGCCTGGCACTACATCAACGTGCACTTCCGCACCGATGGGAAGAAGACCGACAACAAGCCCGAACCGGAGAACGTGATCTGGGCGATCGAGAAGTTTTCGAAAGTTCTGGCGAACCGTTCGCTTCCCAAAGCGGAGCGCGCCGATGCGCTTCGCTACCTGATCCATTTCGTGGGCGACGTGCACCAACCCATGCACAACGTGGCCCGCGACACCGACACGTTTCCCAACGGGGATCGTGGCGGCAACGACTTCCCCGTCGTGTCGCCGCCGTCGCTCAAACCGGAACCTCGAAATCTGCACTTCCTGTGGGACATCGGTGGGGGATTGTTCCCGTCCGTTCCACGGCCCCTCGATGTTCGCGGGAAGCGGGAGATCGCCGATCTGGCCGATCGGATCGTCGCGCTCATGCCCGCGACTTCCCTGTCGGGAGTGGACGATCCCGACCCCTCCCGCTGGTCGGCCGAGAGCGTTGCTTTGGCGAAATCGCGGGCCTACTCCCTTCCCGTGGGGTCGGTCCCCACGGACCAGTACCTGCGGGCCGCGCAGCGGGCGAGCGCCGAGCGCGCCGCGCTTGCGGGCTACCGACTCGCCAACCTCCTCAACAAGCTGCTGCACCAGTAA
- a CDS encoding flagellar hook protein FlgE has protein sequence MIQALLSGVASIKSQQSKMNVIGNNLANVNTTSYKGTRVTFEDMIAQTIRSASRPSASKGGTNPYQLGLGTSISGTDTNNEQGALSATNRPTDLAIQGNGYFLTGDGSRIAYTRDGSFDIDSQGNLTQRASGERLLGWAASPTGDVDTTTALTADSVLTIPIGSLTATQATQNVSFQGTLLSSQTPVVPGVTTVRVYDQLGAPHDLTMTFDNRMVPPAGSPPPGAMASWEWSATENGVGVGSSSDPGNDLLYFDAAGTLINPVGTGTITVPGSSGTTPLDLTVDFTKIAQQAGDSSFVSASQDGFPPGSLQGFGVSVDGLITGNYTNGLTRNLGQIAIAIFSNPGGLERLGSNQWRNTENSGNALLGVSGVGGRGSINAGFLEQSNVDISSEFTDLIVTQRGFQANTRVVTTVDEMLQELLNMKR, from the coding sequence ATGATTCAGGCACTGCTTTCCGGCGTTGCGAGCATCAAGTCTCAGCAATCCAAGATGAACGTCATCGGCAACAACCTCGCCAACGTCAACACCACGTCGTACAAAGGAACGCGGGTGACGTTCGAGGACATGATCGCGCAGACGATCCGATCGGCCTCCCGGCCGTCGGCGAGCAAAGGCGGCACCAACCCGTACCAACTCGGCCTGGGAACGAGCATCTCGGGAACGGACACGAACAACGAGCAGGGTGCGTTGAGCGCGACAAACCGCCCTACGGACCTCGCGATCCAGGGCAACGGCTACTTCCTGACCGGTGATGGATCCCGCATTGCCTACACGAGAGATGGGAGCTTCGACATCGACTCGCAGGGCAACCTGACCCAGCGCGCCTCAGGCGAGCGGCTGTTGGGATGGGCCGCCTCCCCGACGGGAGACGTCGACACGACGACGGCGCTCACCGCCGACTCCGTGCTGACGATTCCGATCGGATCGCTCACGGCGACGCAAGCCACCCAGAACGTCTCGTTTCAAGGGACCCTCCTGAGCAGCCAGACCCCGGTGGTTCCCGGCGTGACGACCGTTCGCGTGTACGACCAGTTAGGCGCCCCGCACGACCTGACCATGACGTTCGACAACCGCATGGTCCCGCCCGCGGGCTCGCCGCCTCCGGGAGCTATGGCGAGTTGGGAGTGGTCCGCGACCGAAAACGGAGTCGGCGTGGGCAGCTCGAGCGATCCAGGCAACGATCTCCTTTACTTCGACGCGGCGGGAACCCTTATCAATCCGGTCGGAACGGGGACGATCACCGTTCCGGGCTCGTCCGGCACCACGCCGTTGGATCTCACGGTCGATTTCACGAAGATCGCGCAGCAGGCAGGGGACAGCTCGTTCGTGAGCGCCTCTCAGGACGGCTTCCCCCCTGGATCTCTCCAGGGATTTGGCGTGTCGGTCGACGGCTTGATCACCGGCAACTATACGAACGGCCTGACACGCAATCTGGGGCAGATAGCGATCGCCATCTTCTCGAATCCCGGCGGTCTCGAGCGGCTGGGGAGCAACCAGTGGCGCAACACCGAGAACTCGGGCAACGCGCTTCTGGGCGTGTCGGGAGTCGGAGGTCGCGGTTCGATCAACGCCGGATTCCTCGAGCAGTCAAACGTCGACATCTCGAGCGAATTCACCGACCTGATCGTGACCCAGCGCGGGTTCCAGGCGAACACGCGCGTGGTGACGACGGTCGACGAGATGCTGCAAGAGCTTCTGAATATGAAGCGCTAA
- a CDS encoding peptidoglycan recognition protein family protein: MFGPAIGVLAGLLLIQSAPRPVMIEREAWGAAPPVLAMRPHRPSRITIHHTGTPQRPDLTTAQKIKNLQLFSQREDKLADGRTKPAWGDVPYHYYIGVDGQIAVGRDDRFAGDTNTEYDPAGHVLVVVEGNFENETVNEAQMRSLWNVVWWLAQRDHIPSAEIQSHKDFAQTDCPGADLYARLDALRWNVLLARYGLRSGRSSADPAMAQGPRERGRR; this comes from the coding sequence GTGTTTGGTCCTGCGATCGGTGTCCTTGCCGGGCTGCTCCTCATACAGTCTGCACCCCGGCCCGTCATGATCGAGCGGGAGGCGTGGGGTGCCGCACCGCCCGTCTTGGCCATGCGCCCGCATCGACCCTCTCGGATCACGATCCATCACACGGGCACGCCGCAGCGGCCCGACCTGACGACGGCCCAGAAGATCAAGAACCTCCAACTCTTCTCCCAACGCGAGGACAAGTTGGCCGATGGGCGGACCAAACCCGCTTGGGGGGACGTGCCTTACCACTACTACATCGGGGTGGACGGCCAGATCGCGGTGGGTCGGGACGACCGCTTCGCGGGCGACACCAACACGGAGTACGATCCGGCGGGGCACGTCCTCGTCGTCGTGGAAGGGAACTTTGAGAACGAGACGGTCAACGAAGCGCAGATGCGCTCGCTGTGGAACGTCGTCTGGTGGTTGGCCCAAAGGGACCATATCCCGAGCGCCGAGATTCAAAGCCACAAGGACTTTGCCCAGACCGATTGTCCCGGAGCCGACCTGTATGCGCGGCTCGATGCGCTCCGGTGGAACGTCCTGCTCGCGCGCTACGGCCTCAGGTCGGGGCGAAGTAGCGCGGACCCTGCGATGGCGCAGGGTCCGCGAGAGAGGGGGCGCCGCTAG
- the mazG gene encoding nucleoside triphosphate pyrophosphohydrolase translates to MADRVRVIVASGDASWPEAVRGAASGGVVYHTAPSHPSAQCVAALGLTVEAVPPEGLPPGSVLVVPAPSEPSELESVVHVADRLLGPGGCPWDQEQTHESLKRHLLEETYEVLEAIDSGSSEALCEELGDLLLQPVMHAQMASLRGEFDIQEVARRLRDKLVRRHPHVFGPLSVEDADEVLRNWDAIKRQEKGGEPASILEGVPRGMASLLRAFEISKRAARAGFEWPNLEAVFAKLAEEETELRGALDDGDPKRVEDEVGDLLFTAVNIARWAGVEPEDALRKMLHRFTDRFMAIERSATKPLAELSAEEWDALWEQSKAKERISDR, encoded by the coding sequence GTGGCTGATCGCGTCAGGGTCATCGTGGCTTCCGGCGACGCGAGCTGGCCGGAAGCGGTGCGAGGCGCGGCCTCTGGCGGCGTTGTCTACCACACGGCTCCTTCGCATCCGTCCGCGCAGTGCGTCGCAGCGTTGGGGCTGACGGTCGAAGCGGTCCCTCCGGAGGGCCTTCCTCCAGGCTCGGTGTTGGTGGTTCCGGCGCCAAGCGAGCCCAGCGAACTCGAGTCCGTGGTCCACGTCGCCGACCGGCTTCTGGGCCCCGGCGGGTGCCCTTGGGATCAGGAGCAAACGCACGAATCGCTCAAGCGGCACCTTCTCGAAGAGACTTACGAAGTGCTGGAGGCGATCGATTCCGGATCGTCCGAGGCTCTCTGCGAAGAGTTGGGAGACCTGCTGCTCCAACCCGTGATGCACGCGCAGATGGCATCGCTTCGCGGCGAATTTGATATCCAGGAGGTGGCCCGCCGCCTCCGGGACAAGCTCGTTCGCCGCCACCCCCACGTGTTCGGCCCACTCTCGGTCGAAGACGCCGACGAGGTCTTGCGCAACTGGGACGCGATCAAGCGACAGGAGAAGGGCGGAGAGCCCGCTTCCATCCTCGAGGGGGTACCCCGCGGCATGGCGTCCCTTCTTCGAGCGTTCGAAATCTCCAAGCGGGCGGCGCGGGCGGGCTTCGAGTGGCCGAACCTCGAAGCGGTGTTCGCCAAGCTGGCGGAGGAGGAAACCGAACTCCGCGGAGCCCTCGATGACGGCGATCCGAAGCGCGTCGAGGACGAAGTGGGCGACCTCCTGTTCACCGCTGTCAATATCGCGCGCTGGGCGGGGGTGGAGCCGGAGGATGCGCTTCGCAAGATGCTCCACCGCTTCACCGATCGCTTCATGGCGATCGAGCGCTCTGCAACCAAACCGCTGGCCGAACTCTCCGCCGAGGAGTGGGATGCGCTCTGGGAGCAATCCAAGGCAAAGGAGCGAATCTCCGATAGGTAA
- a CDS encoding flagellar hook-length control protein FliK, whose translation MPTLTGSPVPLAPEIVAAAPEVVTSPAPSVPTAVVAPEGAVDAKGVPVPDAAPVAAEADRVQAKPQDRTADGAAETAVSARADLVQDATGLGQDEVQSLGIDLVKVDPPQTAQSDPKADASGSVQADHKGAADVVVPPSDKAPIRPTKPDGISEPAFNPQADLVQGKERGGADFSGQPSWGGDAPDLGAPDLLDKDTGAVGNPDNASEAKPEFRVAVPPGKAAEAASVARPAANDPAPIDRVSVVRQIADRLELLTAARPREGVTIRLNPIELGSITLTVRQRGGEVETNVLASHDAVRAALEQSRPQLQHALETRGLNLGSLEVGSQSAQLGSHAQHMEREANAPSASPTPQALGGSIVSSDWRESARSATGVDLWI comes from the coding sequence GTGCCAACCCTGACCGGTTCGCCCGTACCTCTCGCACCCGAGATCGTCGCCGCAGCTCCTGAAGTCGTCACCTCGCCTGCTCCATCCGTCCCGACAGCCGTCGTTGCCCCTGAGGGCGCCGTCGACGCGAAAGGGGTTCCGGTTCCCGACGCGGCGCCCGTGGCCGCGGAAGCCGATCGGGTCCAGGCCAAACCCCAAGATCGGACAGCCGACGGGGCTGCAGAAACAGCGGTCTCGGCGCGGGCAGATCTCGTGCAGGATGCGACCGGACTCGGACAGGACGAGGTCCAGTCTCTGGGGATCGACCTCGTGAAGGTCGATCCGCCGCAGACGGCCCAATCCGACCCCAAGGCCGACGCTTCTGGTTCGGTCCAAGCCGATCACAAGGGAGCGGCGGACGTGGTCGTCCCCCCTTCGGACAAGGCGCCGATTCGGCCAACGAAGCCTGACGGAATCAGCGAACCTGCGTTCAATCCCCAGGCGGACTTGGTCCAAGGAAAGGAGCGGGGCGGCGCCGACTTCTCGGGGCAGCCCAGTTGGGGCGGAGACGCCCCGGACCTTGGCGCCCCCGACCTGCTGGACAAGGACACGGGCGCCGTCGGAAACCCGGACAACGCTTCGGAGGCGAAGCCGGAATTCCGCGTGGCCGTTCCCCCAGGGAAGGCTGCCGAGGCGGCATCGGTCGCGCGTCCGGCGGCAAACGATCCTGCGCCGATCGACCGCGTGTCGGTCGTCCGCCAGATCGCAGACCGTTTGGAGCTTCTGACCGCCGCAAGGCCTCGGGAGGGCGTGACGATCCGTCTCAACCCGATCGAGTTGGGTTCGATCACGTTGACGGTGCGGCAGCGGGGCGGCGAGGTTGAGACAAACGTCTTGGCCAGCCACGACGCGGTCCGCGCGGCTCTCGAGCAGAGCCGTCCGCAGCTTCAGCACGCGCTTGAAACGCGCGGATTGAACCTGGGATCGCTCGAAGTCGGGAGTCAATCCGCCCAACTCGGAAGCCACGCCCAACACATGGAGCGCGAGGCGAACGCCCCCAGCGCTTCGCCGACCCCTCAAGCCTTGGGTGGTTCGATCGTCTCGAGCGACTGGCGCGAGTCCGCGCGCAGCGCCACAGGCGTCGATCTTTGGATCTAG
- a CDS encoding peptidyl-prolyl cis-trans isomerase, with amino-acid sequence MKPLALSLFALCTLASAQVDPNRTVAVVNGEEIKGAEYYRRMEFLPGVGKRIGNAIAEATPGFLTIDTLINEHLMFQLAKEKNIVVTDAEVQAEMQKRQADNPTMLQNWLANGRTQAELTHLLRLEMVQFKLQTNGITITDQEVEKFYKDNPTRFTSLRSVQIRVIAADTEELKKKIDDALAAGQKFADVAQQFSIDLTKTQGGSLGRPVLSLLPTPVQNALGAIKIGQATDWVQTEKVYAKFLLEDVFPEKLLSLTDTLKAQIRRQLMLDKGSVRNDLQQQMSDMRRRSKIDIKEKQFADTYRKLMGTSGG; translated from the coding sequence GTGAAACCGCTCGCCCTGTCCCTTTTCGCCCTTTGCACGCTTGCTTCGGCGCAAGTCGACCCGAACCGAACCGTCGCCGTCGTCAACGGCGAAGAGATCAAGGGGGCGGAGTACTACCGCCGGATGGAGTTTCTCCCCGGAGTGGGCAAGCGCATCGGCAACGCCATCGCCGAGGCAACCCCCGGGTTCCTGACGATCGACACGCTGATCAACGAGCACCTGATGTTTCAACTGGCCAAGGAGAAGAACATCGTCGTCACAGACGCCGAAGTCCAAGCCGAAATGCAGAAGCGCCAGGCAGACAATCCCACGATGCTCCAGAACTGGCTGGCCAACGGCCGCACCCAAGCCGAGTTGACCCATCTCCTGCGTCTGGAGATGGTCCAGTTCAAACTCCAGACCAACGGCATCACGATCACGGACCAGGAGGTCGAGAAGTTCTACAAGGACAACCCGACACGCTTCACATCGCTTCGTTCCGTCCAAATCCGGGTGATCGCAGCGGACACCGAAGAGCTGAAGAAGAAGATCGACGACGCCCTGGCGGCCGGACAGAAGTTCGCCGATGTCGCCCAGCAGTTCAGCATCGATCTCACCAAGACCCAAGGCGGGTCCCTCGGTCGCCCGGTCCTCTCGCTGCTTCCGACGCCTGTCCAGAACGCGTTGGGGGCCATCAAGATCGGCCAAGCCACCGATTGGGTTCAAACCGAGAAGGTGTATGCGAAGTTTCTTCTCGAAGACGTGTTCCCGGAGAAGCTGCTTTCCCTCACCGACACCCTCAAGGCACAGATCCGCCGCCAACTGATGCTCGACAAAGGCTCGGTTCGGAACGACCTGCAGCAACAGATGTCGGACATGCGGAGGCGATCGAAGATCGACATCAAGGAGAAGCAGTTCGCCGACACGTATCGGAAGCTGATGGGCACCTCGGGTGGCTGA
- a CDS encoding HAD family hydrolase, translating to MDSLETLVRGLGDTYEAFNGSRPKDEDLRAIIGLPLSRQMAMFRETPPSDSQSAEMAEFAIERFRVHSDMEAAIRPAVAALEHCHRHGLKTALVTSKSTVELAEFLEKFPLAPFVDATVCSSDVEHPKPAADSALLACERLGVPVPSAIMIGDSVFDLRCARAAGVGAVGVAYGATPYATLEAEQPDALFRTPDQLRQWIEATLN from the coding sequence GTGGACAGTCTCGAGACGCTTGTGCGGGGATTGGGCGACACCTACGAGGCATTCAACGGATCGCGACCGAAGGACGAGGACCTGAGGGCGATCATCGGATTGCCTCTGAGCCGACAAATGGCCATGTTTCGCGAGACCCCGCCTTCGGATTCCCAATCGGCTGAAATGGCCGAGTTTGCGATCGAGCGATTTCGTGTCCACAGCGACATGGAGGCGGCGATTCGGCCCGCCGTCGCCGCCCTCGAGCATTGCCATCGCCACGGCTTGAAGACAGCCCTGGTGACGAGCAAATCCACCGTGGAACTGGCCGAGTTCCTCGAGAAGTTTCCCCTCGCCCCCTTCGTGGACGCCACCGTTTGCTCCAGCGACGTGGAGCATCCCAAGCCCGCGGCGGACAGCGCGTTGCTCGCCTGCGAACGGCTTGGTGTTCCGGTGCCGAGCGCGATCATGATCGGCGACTCCGTCTTCGATCTCCGTTGCGCGCGCGCCGCCGGCGTCGGTGCCGTGGGCGTCGCTTACGGGGCCACCCCCTATGCGACGCTCGAGGCCGAACAGCCCGATGCTCTATTCCGCACCCCAGACCAGCTTCGACAATGGATCGAAGCGACCTTGAATTAG
- a CDS encoding GspE/PulE family protein, with protein sequence MSITDHSQTNWGAAKRFRLILREQGKTRDMGGEDMSVAVGIVDNIFMNALDTGTSDIHLQPEREQLGIRFRQDGQLQDNGQLPPEQAANVLARLKLAAGMRIDENREPQDGRIDMEYMGRRLSARASCIPSLNGEKFVMRLLDPTAMKVDLQKLGMSEELLVKWRRAIEVPYGLILVTGPTGSGKTSTLYASLHQFDSKRRNIVTVEDPIEYEFEKNIAQVQVTEKMTFPRVMRTFLRQDPDVMLVGEMRDAESLSIGIQAGLTGHLVLSTLHTNNAVETIGRMVDMDAEPYLVAAVTVAILAQRLVRLNCPKCREPYQPSKEELEMCRFTPEEIASAQFVKGKGCSDCRGTGYKGRVGVFELILGTPKFRQAITKGVDIPHIAAAAREQGYQTMMEDGKQKILKGWTTPDEVLKAVYTQTVD encoded by the coding sequence ATGTCCATCACCGACCACTCCCAAACGAACTGGGGCGCAGCCAAGCGTTTCCGACTCATCCTCCGCGAACAGGGCAAAACGCGGGATATGGGCGGCGAAGACATGTCGGTCGCCGTGGGCATCGTCGACAACATCTTCATGAACGCCCTGGACACCGGAACCAGCGACATCCACCTCCAGCCCGAACGGGAACAGTTGGGCATTCGGTTCCGCCAGGATGGCCAGCTCCAGGACAACGGTCAACTGCCCCCCGAGCAGGCGGCCAACGTGCTCGCCCGTCTGAAGCTCGCCGCTGGGATGCGGATCGACGAGAATCGCGAGCCACAAGATGGTCGCATCGACATGGAGTACATGGGACGGAGGCTCTCGGCCCGTGCCTCGTGCATCCCCTCCCTGAACGGGGAGAAGTTCGTGATGCGCCTCCTCGACCCCACCGCCATGAAGGTCGATCTGCAGAAATTGGGAATGTCCGAAGAGCTGTTGGTCAAATGGAGACGCGCGATCGAAGTTCCCTACGGCCTCATCCTCGTCACCGGCCCCACCGGCTCGGGAAAGACGTCGACCCTCTACGCCTCGCTGCACCAGTTCGACTCGAAACGGCGAAACATCGTGACCGTCGAGGACCCGATCGAGTACGAGTTCGAGAAGAACATCGCGCAGGTGCAAGTCACGGAGAAGATGACCTTCCCCCGGGTGATGCGCACGTTCCTGCGCCAGGACCCGGACGTGATGCTCGTGGGAGAAATGCGCGATGCCGAATCGTTGTCGATCGGCATCCAAGCCGGCTTGACCGGCCACCTCGTCCTGTCCACGCTGCACACGAACAACGCGGTCGAGACCATCGGGCGCATGGTGGACATGGACGCGGAGCCTTACCTCGTCGCGGCGGTGACCGTCGCGATTCTCGCCCAGCGACTCGTTCGATTGAACTGTCCCAAGTGCCGCGAGCCGTACCAGCCCAGCAAGGAAGAGTTGGAGATGTGCCGATTCACGCCCGAGGAGATCGCTTCCGCCCAGTTCGTCAAAGGCAAAGGGTGTTCCGATTGCCGCGGCACCGGATACAAGGGCCGCGTCGGCGTGTTCGAACTGATTCTGGGAACCCCCAAGTTCCGACAGGCGATCACGAAGGGCGTCGATATTCCCCACATCGCGGCCGCCGCGCGCGAGCAGGGCTATCAGACCATGATGGAGGACGGCAAACAGAAGATCCTCAAGGGCTGGACGACGCCTGACGAGGTCCTCAAGGCCGTCTACACGCAAACGGTCGATTAG
- a CDS encoding right-handed parallel beta-helix repeat-containing protein, giving the protein MGGNVIPLGRGTTRIRQSGRLRPDHHAVPGSNARPALAIQGEDIDLDLEGSVLSGAEGEQDSFEGVGIQVQNARNVTIRNARVHGYRFNLHAEGCNGLRLINCDFSGSRAECLREGGEILDKWLEIRDLGFWRTTGAGMWLDRCHRVHISETQANGAQNGIVLVGCQACEIFHNDLSFNSGWGVAMWASSRNVVAWNNIDFVNRPWRGGWGGDSAAVLLVNESHQNYIVANSMTHSGDGAFLTDRTQGGLEASGASNENILAFNDGSFSTNNAFEATFSARNVFYRNYANDSRYGFWLGFSNESWVLENEICRNAEYGVAIEHGRSSQIAQNTMIANGRAAVRLWAPRREAKRSHPSTDIVLAHNAIRSCPLAVAVEDTTDLLFHENECLDAPWPDGVTSSKNVKRPEAEQARYDQDGWFLKVVGLLKRRPVDFHAYAGRTLPQGWGWISCGPFGPEDFRGRPVLWRRVGDRCVELFLTDTSMARYAIRAGKGVLMESPRPGVPFTACSQTPRKGVVTVRHLKEMLRIEL; this is encoded by the coding sequence ATGGGTGGCAACGTGATTCCCTTGGGACGCGGGACGACGCGGATCCGCCAATCTGGGCGCCTCCGCCCCGATCACCATGCCGTTCCCGGCTCGAACGCGCGCCCAGCCCTCGCCATCCAAGGCGAGGACATCGACCTCGACCTGGAAGGGAGCGTCCTTTCCGGTGCCGAAGGCGAACAGGACAGCTTCGAAGGGGTCGGAATCCAGGTCCAGAACGCGCGAAACGTCACGATCCGGAACGCCCGTGTCCACGGGTACCGCTTCAACCTCCATGCCGAGGGCTGCAACGGACTTCGCCTGATCAACTGCGACTTCTCTGGCAGCCGAGCCGAATGCCTCCGCGAGGGTGGGGAGATCCTCGACAAGTGGCTCGAGATCCGCGACCTTGGCTTTTGGCGCACGACGGGCGCGGGGATGTGGTTGGACCGTTGCCATCGAGTCCACATCTCTGAAACGCAGGCGAACGGCGCCCAGAACGGCATCGTCCTGGTGGGATGCCAAGCGTGCGAGATCTTCCACAACGACTTGAGCTTCAACTCCGGATGGGGTGTGGCGATGTGGGCCTCCTCCCGCAACGTCGTCGCGTGGAACAACATCGACTTCGTGAATCGGCCGTGGCGCGGGGGTTGGGGCGGGGACAGCGCCGCCGTTCTCCTCGTCAACGAAAGCCACCAGAACTACATCGTGGCCAACTCGATGACCCACTCCGGCGATGGCGCGTTCCTGACCGATCGCACGCAGGGCGGGCTAGAGGCATCGGGTGCAAGCAACGAGAACATCCTTGCGTTCAACGACGGATCGTTCTCCACCAACAACGCGTTCGAAGCGACGTTCTCGGCGCGGAACGTCTTCTATCGAAACTACGCCAACGATTCGAGATACGGTTTCTGGCTCGGGTTCTCCAACGAGAGTTGGGTGCTTGAGAACGAGATCTGCCGCAACGCCGAGTATGGCGTTGCGATCGAACACGGCCGGTCCAGCCAGATCGCCCAGAACACGATGATCGCCAACGGCCGGGCGGCGGTCCGACTGTGGGCGCCTCGGCGGGAAGCCAAACGCTCGCACCCTTCCACCGACATTGTGCTTGCCCACAACGCGATTCGATCGTGTCCCCTCGCCGTCGCGGTCGAAGACACGACCGACCTGCTGTTTCACGAGAACGAGTGCCTGGACGCGCCATGGCCCGATGGCGTGACCTCCTCCAAGAACGTGAAGCGCCCCGAAGCCGAACAAGCGCGGTACGACCAAGACGGCTGGTTCTTGAAGGTCGTGGGATTGCTCAAACGCAGGCCGGTCGACTTCCACGCCTACGCGGGAAGGACCCTGCCCCAAGGCTGGGGCTGGATCTCCTGCGGGCCCTTCGGCCCCGAGGATTTTCGAGGTCGCCCCGTCCTGTGGCGGCGCGTGGGCGATCGCTGCGTCGAGTTGTTTCTCACGGACACCTCGATGGCGCGCTATGCGATTCGAGCCGGCAAGGGCGTCCTGATGGAGTCTCCGCGGCCGGGTGTCCCGTTCACCGCCTGCTCGCAAACCCCTCGGAAGGGCGTCGTAACCGTGCGCCACCTGAAGGAGATGCTCCGAATCGAGCTCTGA